In a genomic window of Thalassophryne amazonica chromosome 12, fThaAma1.1, whole genome shotgun sequence:
- the bpnt2 gene encoding inositol monophosphatase 3, with the protein MSPMGIRLSPLGVAVFCLLGVGVIYHLYAGVISNRLSAFRQRKKVDLRDLLAVSVEAAVLGGKEVKRVRESNGLNEKSKGETKEGAKELLTMGDLQSHKKMYHLIKNTFPEIKVNSEEHDNSEDKTAIWSRGIPADILQKVEAGSDVSADSITVWIDPLDATQEYTEYLVHYVTTMVCVAINGKPVIGVIHKPFTGFTAWAFVGHSSNVKPRSSYNMNSPKVIVSRSHAGKVKNYINTAFGNTTIIPAGGAGYKVLALLEPLPGDTESKEQADVYIHVTLIKKWDICAGAALLNALGGYMTNLKGEDIDYSGKAENTGGLVASVNVDHKALVKRLPSWNPDEQ; encoded by the exons ATGTCTCCGATGGGTATCCGGCTGTCGCCGCTCGGTGTAGCGGTGTTCTGTCTGCTTGGAGTCGGTGTCATCTACCATCTGTATGCCGGGGTCATCTCCAACCGCCTATCTGCTTTCAG ACAGAGGAAAAAAGTGGATCTGCGAGACCTGCTAGCTGTGTCAGTTGAGGCCGCAGTACTAGGTGGAAAAGAG GTCAAAAGAGTGCGTGAAAGTAATGGTCTGAATGAGAAGTCAAAGGGAGAGACTAAAGAAGGAGCCAAAGAGCTTCTGACAATGGGTGACCTGCAGTCTCATAAAAAGATGTATCACCTTATAAAGAACACCTTTCCTGAAATCAAG GTGAACAGTGAGgaacatgacaactctgaagataAGACAGCAATTTGGAGCCGGGGAATTCCAGCAGACATACTGCAGAAGGTGGAGGCAGGCAGCGATGTTTCTGCTGACAGCATCACTGTGTGGATCGATCCGCTGGATGCTACGCAGGAATATACTG AATACTTGGTTCATTATGTGACCACTATGGTTTGTGTAGCTATTAATGGTAAACCAGTTATTGGGGTCATACACAAGCCATTCACTGGGTTTACTG CCTGGGCATTTGTGGGTCACAGTTCAAACGTTAAACCTCGGTCATCCTACAATATGAACTCCCCAAAGGTCATTGTATCACGGTCCCATGCTGGAAAAGTAAAAAATTACATTAATACTGCATTTGGAAACACAACGATCATACCAGCAGGTGGAGCAG GATATAAGGTACTGGCACTCCTGGAGCCTCTTCCAGGTGACACAGAGTCTAAAGAACAGGCAGATGTTTACATCCACGTCACCCTAATTAAGAAATGGGATATCTGTGCTGGTGCAGCACTACTAAATGCACTGG GAGGCTACATGACAAATCTGAAGGGAGAAGACATTGACTACAGTGGAAAAGCAGAGAACACGGGTGGACTGGTGGCCAGCGTCAATGTAGACCACAAGGCATTAGTGAAGAGACTACCAAGTTGGAACCCTGACGAGCAGTGA